The following is a genomic window from Spirosoma foliorum.
AGAAAGAAAGGTTCGCGCAACGCGGTAGATACGATCCGCATTCGTATTGTAGCGGTCGTAACTGAGTTCGTCCTTAACGTAGAGCGCGATTAGCAGAAAACAGGCTAACCCTACGGCCACTCCCGTAATGTTGATAAAACTGAATGTCTTGTGTTTTCGCAAATTGCGAAAAGCGATCAGCAGATAATTGCGTAGCATAATCAGTACAGCATTTGACGTCGGAATAGACTGCCCAAATGCTGTACCAGAAATTTAAGTGATTGATTATCAGGGCGAAAATTTGCCGTTGCTAAGAGCGTTGTCCGCAAACGGACGGTTTCCGTACAGTTGCGGACAATGTCTGAACCGGGATTTATTTGATTTAACTGACTGACTGTGATTTTGTGAATTGTTCTGATTAAGCTTTCAGAGAAAGCCGAATTATTTAAAATCATAGCCAGTCAGTTAAATCATAAAAATCCCGGTTCTCACTCATTCCGCAAACTCTTCACCGGGTTCATCAAGGCAGCCTTCACGCTCTGGAAACTGACCGTCAACAAGGCTATGCCGATAGCGAACAGTCCAGCCAGCACGAACATCCACCACACAATGTCGATCTTGTAGGCAAAACCCGCCAACCAGGTCGTCATGGCCCACCAGGCGAGGGGAGAAGCCAGCGTGATGGCCAGCATGACCAACTTTAGAAAATCTTTCGAGAGAAGCCCAACGATGCTGGCGACTGAAGCGCCCAGCACTTTTCGTATGCCGATCTCTTTCGTTCGCTGTCCAACCGTAAACGCTACGAGGCCATAAAGACCAAGCCCGCAAATGACCATTGCCATTAGAGCGAACACGTTGACGAGTTGCGAAATGGTGGTTTCTGTTTCGTAAAACTTCGCGAGTTGATCGTTCAGGAATTCATATTCGAACACATCGTTTGGGTATAATCGCTGCCAGACGCTCCGGATATGGGCCAGCGTTTGTGTGGACGATGCGCCTGTAATTCGGATGCCCACCTGCCGATACATGTTGGGGAACGAAGCAATAAAACAAGGCCCGATAACTTCGTGCAACGATCGCTGGTGGAAATCCTTCACGACGCCCACGATGGGCAGAGGCACCGACGACAGGTAGTACTCCATCCGCTTACCAAGAATATCCTGTGGATTGCGAAAGCCAAGTTTATGGAGTAACGTTTCGTTAATCACATACTCCCGAATCGAATCGCCTTCAACGATGTTTCGACCTGCTACTAATTGTAAGTTGTAGGTTTTTAAGTAGTCGGCGTCGGCGAGCCGCTCGCGGACGGGGAAGGGAAGCCAGTCGTTTTTAGAACCAAATTTGAACGAACCGCCGTTCATGACCTTGGCGGATGGCGGGCGGTATTGTAAGGTTACCGCCTTGATGTCGGGATACTGGCTTAATTCGGTTTTAAACGCCTGCCAGGATTGCTTCTCGGAATAGGGAAGGTTAACAATCAATACATTATCCTGCTGAAACCCCAGATCGGTTTTATGAATAAACTGCATTTGCCGCATGACAACCAGCGCTCCAACGAGCAGTGCCTGGCAAACGATAAACTGCAAAACGACTAGTCCTTGCCGCAATGAATAACCACCCACCGACGTGGCCGTGAGTTTTCCCCGCAAACTGGCCCAAGGGCTGAATCCTGACAACACAAAAGCCGGATAGCCACCTGCCAGCAAAATGACGATGCCCATTAATAGCCCGATGAACAACAGCATTGGGCCATCGGGCGTGAATGTAAGTTGAATATGGACCCAGTTATTAAACAAGGGTAGGCTTACAAATGCCACCAGCATAGAAAATAAGGTAGCCATTACCACAATCAGACTGGTTTCAAGCAGAAATTGCC
Proteins encoded in this region:
- a CDS encoding ABC transporter permease, giving the protein MLRSYLKIALRNLRSQRGYTALNVIGLTIGMAGGLLIFLFIRHHLSTDRYHTKFDRIYRIVVDLHLDDGSVEQYPEAPLPMAKTLRTDYPQVEQAAFLNVNRSLTVSVPQPGQAAPVRFLEHDETALVEGEFFQIFDYQWLSGNPKTALQAPNTVVITESWAKRYFGASNPIGRVIELEHKVNATITGLIADPTKPTDTNIGLFISMPTIRQLDPEFNVNEWGQLNSNYRLYCTLKDNSPTTAQQLDATFPALSKKHFGDVANVFHFHTQPLADVHFDVDRVGGVIRKSLLWSLGLIGLFLILTACINFVNLATAQAFRRSKEVGVRKTLGSSRTQLAWQFLLETSLIVVMATLFSMLVAFVSLPLFNNWVHIQLTFTPDGPMLLFIGLLMGIVILLAGGYPAFVLSGFSPWASLRGKLTATSVGGYSLRQGLVVLQFIVCQALLVGALVVMRQMQFIHKTDLGFQQDNVLIVNLPYSEKQSWQAFKTELSQYPDIKAVTLQYRPPSAKVMNGGSFKFGSKNDWLPFPVRERLADADYLKTYNLQLVAGRNIVEGDSIREYVINETLLHKLGFRNPQDILGKRMEYYLSSVPLPIVGVVKDFHQRSLHEVIGPCFIASFPNMYRQVGIRITGASSTQTLAHIRSVWQRLYPNDVFEYEFLNDQLAKFYETETTISQLVNVFALMAMVICGLGLYGLVAFTVGQRTKEIGIRKVLGASVASIVGLLSKDFLKLVMLAITLASPLAWWAMTTWLAGFAYKIDIVWWMFVLAGLFAIGIALLTVSFQSVKAALMNPVKSLRNE